Proteins from one Kazachstania africana CBS 2517 chromosome 1, complete genome genomic window:
- the VNX1 gene encoding calcium/hydrogen antiporter (similar to Saccharomyces cerevisiae VNX1 (YNL321W); ancestral locus Anc_3.19), with translation MSSRKIRNNQDQQSYSHRVFSVDDDPREVQDDIRYLESLQDGARYPFKTKSSKNSLNIATSNTFSPIPDDENLIHTNANEVINAPSNPDLKNSIKNTISPMQSRPNLKIHPSGNRSSSKVPVISTPDFIQAELPSSPAECDRFLTHNGSPRLNSNNELLLGELNPEDTRFSVDNDLENEPDNASTTSSLASYTLRVRQDAINKTHPFGIRIWKPALYKKQRSVQKAAAEDIHETKLKTITPLVHISNVIWAMTCGVLLYVLFAAAGSLVVVLGLFTKSSREYSIVFLRMAKYLLWPFGKVVFLNSDEHYLQEDKDEGITVQQFYKWVTSYSNRLFFHQSQTLIPDSPNSNNGLHHPSYGSIQEYMTNQERTNFAGNSSEQQESGFQQRRYFGRGEWTIGRFLFYILFHLIVEPLVLLLALLTWLIVFTIPMSNILWNLMYHCRRHPLALGFKHIRNTNKNKNISSSINNTGDLSCNNKITTITSDTDDTDDTRNILLCTFRAAGWHYYKFTVDGTNVIVVNLILLVFFTILDFYLLKHFWGIDVWFTNESTIFILCLASIVPLAFYIGQAVASISAQTSMGLGAAINAFFSTVVEVFLYCVALKQSKGLLVEGSMIGSILGAVLLLPGLSMCGGALYRKTQRYNPASAGVNSALLIFSMIVMFVPTTIYEIHGDYKVVCGDEQTVNSVNISTVFKTLSSQECSFTRPPLTHNKLFTNIIQPMSVSCAVVLFMAYAIGLWFTLRTHAKMIWQLPLIEQPKESVMTVEDNSLDLHPISTHVNGVTVNEEDDSNGGHDAPNWSRAKSTQILLLATLLYAVIAEILVSCVDSVLEDIPSIKPKFLGLTIFALVPNTTEFLNAISFAMHGNVALSMEIGSAYALQVCLLQLPALVLFSIFYTWNMIPENIDIRMQMFPLVFPRWDLIATVSSIFIFTYLYAEGKSNYFKGSVLILMYFILILGFFLQDVME, from the coding sequence ATGTCAAGCAGAAAGATCAGGAATAATCAAGACCAACAATCTTACTCCCACCGTGTCTTTAGTGTGGATGACGATCCAAGAGAAGTTCAAGATGATATTCGGTATCTAGAATCCTTACAAGATGGCGCTAGATATCCGTTCAAGACCAAATCCTCCAAAAATTCCCTCAATATAGCAACTTCAAACACTTTTAGTCCCATAccagatgatgaaaatttaattcATACAAATGCTAACGAAGTCATCAATGCTCCATCAAACccagatttgaaaaattcaattaagAATACAATATCACCCATGCAATCAAGACCGAATTTAAAAATACATCCTTCAGGTAATAGGAGCTCTTCAAAAGTTCCGGTTATTTCCACGCCAGACTTCATTCAGGCTGAGTTGCCATCATCACCGGCTGAATGTGATCGGTTCCTCACTCACAATGGATCACCACGCCTTAATTCCAACAATGAATTGCTCCTTGGAGAACTGAATCCTGAAGATACCCGTTTTAGTGTCGATaatgatttagaaaatgagCCTGATAATGCATCTACTACTTCATCGCTGGCATCGTATACTTTGAGAGTGAGACAAGATGCTATAAACAAGACACACCCGTTTGGTATAAGAATCTGGAAGCCTGCCTTGTATAAGAAACAAAGATCCGTTCAAAAAGCCGCTGCAGAAGATATTCATGAAactaaattgaaaacaataACACCGTTGGTGCATATCAGTAACGTTATTTGGGCCATGACATGCGGTGTATTGCTCTACGTCCTATTTGCTGCTGCAGGTTCTCTTGTTGTTGTGTTAGGGTTGTTTACCAAGTCTTCAAGAGAATATTCAATCGTATTTTTGAGAATGGCTAAATATTTGCTATGGCCTTTTGGGAAAGTAGTCTTTTTAAACTCTGACGAGCACTATTTACAGGAAGATAAGGACGAGGGTATAACAGTACAGCAGTTCTATAAGTGGGTTACCTCGTATAGTAACAGATTATTCTTCCATCAATCTCAGACCCTCATACCCGACTCGCCAAATAGCAATAATGGCTTGCATCATCCATCATATGGATCAATTCAGGAATATATGACAAATCAGGAAAGAACGAACTTTGCTGGCAATTCTTCGGAACAACAGGAGTCAGGTTTTCAGCAAAGACGTTACTTTGGGAGAGGTGAATGGACTATAGGAAGATTCTTATTTTATATCCTTTTCCACTTGATTGTAGAGCCATTAGTTCTACTATTGGCGCTACTGACTTGGTTAATTGTTTTCACCATTCCAATGAGTAACATACTGTGGAATCTAATGTATCATTGTAGGAGACATCCCCTAGCTTTGGGTTTTAAGCACATCAGAAAtacaaacaaaaacaaaaatatttcatccTCTATTAATAACACAGGAGACCtttcttgtaataataaaataaccACAATTACAAGCGACACTGACGATACTGATGATACTAGGAATATATTATTGTGTACATTCCGTGCTGCAGGTTGGCACTACTACAAATTCACTGTTGATGGTACAAACGTTATCGTGGTAAATCTAATATTACTGGTGTTTTTCACGATCCTTGATTTCTATCTGTTGAAGCATTTCTGGGGCATTGATGTTTGGTTCACCAATGAATCGACTATTTTCATTCTGTGTTTGGCGTCAATTGTTCCTTTGGCCTTTTACATTGGACAAGCCGTAGCATCCATCTCTGCACAGACTTCAATGGGTCTTGGTGCTGCCATCAATGCATTTTTTTCGACTGTTGTAGAAGTTTTCCTTTATTGTGTGGCCTTAAAGCAAAGTAAAGGCCTTCTAGTAGAGGGCTCTATGATTGGTTCTATATTGGGCGCAGTATTGCTTTTACCTGGTTTATCTATGTGTGGTGGTGCTTTGTACAGGAAAACTCAAAGATATAACCCAGCAAGTGCTGGTGTTAATTCTGCATTACTAATCTTCTCTATGATCGTTATGTTTGTCCCAACAACAATTTACGAAATTCATGGGGACTATAAAGTGGTTTGTGGGGATGAACAAACGGTAAATTCGGTCAATATAAGTACAGTTTTCAAGACATTGTCGAGTCAAGAATGTTCATTTACTCGCCCCCCATTAACGCATAATAAATTGTTCACAAATATAATCCAGCCTATGTCCGTATCTTGCGCTGTTGTCCTTTTTATGGCATATGCCATCGGATTGTGGTTCACTTTGAGGACGCATGCAAAGATGATCTGGCAGCTGCCGTTAATTGAACAGCCAAAGGAATCAGTTATGACTGTAGAAGATAATTCACTAGATTTACATCCAATAAGTACACATGTGAATGGTGTCACTGTaaatgaggaagatgatAGTAATGGTGGTCATGATGCACCAAACTGGTCAAGGGCGAAATCCACTCAAATATTGCTGTTGGCAACGCTACTCTATGCTGTGATTGCCGAAATTTTGGTTTCTTGTGTAGATTCTGTGCTGGAAGATATACCATCAATAAAGCCAAAATTTTTAGGGTTAACTATCTTTGCATTAGTCCCAAATACTactgaatttttgaatgcCATTTCCTTTGCTATGCATGGTAATGTTGCATTGTCCATGGAAATTGGCTCTGCTTATGCTCTTCAAGTATGTTTATTACAACTTCCGGCTTTAGTCCtattttccatattttaCACTTGGAATATGATAccagaaaatattgatattagaATGCAAATGTTCCCGTTAGTTTTCCCCAGATGGGATCTAATTGCAACAGTTTCGagcattttcattttcacgTATCTTTATGCAGAAGGAAAATCAAATTACTTCAAAGGTTCTGTTTTGATATTAAtgtattttattttaattctGGGATTCTTTTTACAAGACGTCATGGAATAA
- the PFA3 gene encoding palmitoyltransferase PFA3 (similar to Saccharomyces cerevisiae PFA3 (YNL326C); ancestral locus Anc_3.12) yields the protein MYNGWSISSTFPKCVTIFIYVWTAYISITRVKVVPFELLLVLIICTVSLGIYTYSEVISVGPGSPIDFPDLAIKNLHDVEMGAELPPEYLTSRSLTMKHDGRFRICQTCMFWKPDRCHHCSSCNRCILKMDHHCPWFAECIGFKNQKYFIQFLFYCTSYSIIVLFVTSIQIYHWFRSTSYEYEFIDFKLLTVWLLAIVIFISLVLFTGFSVFQLLGNQTTIELYAYRRYKAELNIIGDLDGSENINIFDLGSRYENWKDVMGNSWLEWLLPIETYKSKRSKNTLDEKGLFFAVNLGINGRLLNNIGLQDRLFRRLAARPSTESTRPFIEDF from the coding sequence ATGTATAATGGCTGGTCTATTAGTTCTACTTTCCCTAAATGTGTGACAATCTTCATTTATGTATGGACAGCGTATATCTCAATCACTAGAGTTAAAGTCGTGCCCTTTGAGTTACTATTAGTGCTAATCATATGCACAGTATCCTTAGGTATATACACTTATTCTGAAGTGATATCGGTTGGACCTGGGAGTCCTATTGATTTTCCAGATTTAGCTATCAAGAACTTACATGACGTTGAAATGGGAGCTGAATTACCACCGGAGTATTTAACGTCGAGGTCTTTAACAATGAAACATGATGGTAGATTTCGTATCTGTCAGACATGCATGTTCTGGAAACCTGACAGGTGCCACCATTGCTCTTCGTGCAACAGATGCATTTTAAAAATGGACCACCATTGTCCATGGTTTGCTGAATGTATTGGTTTCAAAAACCAAAAATACTTCATccaatttttattttattgtaCTAGCTACTCGATAATTGTCCTCTTTGTCACATCCATCCAAATATATCACTGGTTTCGCAGTACGTCATATGAGTACGAgtttattgattttaaacTCCTAACCGTTTGGCTCTTGGCGATTGTTATCTTTATTTCATTAGTTCTTTTTACTGGATTTAGTGTATTTCAATTACTGGGAAACCAGACCACCATTGAACTATACGCATATAGAAGATACAAAGCAGaattaaatataatagGCGATTTAGATGGCtcagaaaatatcaatatatttgatttagGGTCTCGTTACGAAAACTGGAAAGATGTGATGGGAAATAGCTGGTTAGAATGGCTATTACCAATCGAAACttataaatcaaaaagaaGTAAAAATACATTGGACGAAAAAGGACTATTTTTTGCTGTTAATTTGGGTATCAATGGAAGacttttgaataatatcGGCCTGCAAGATAGACTTTTCAGAAGGCTAGCTGCAAGACCCTCAACAGAATCAACACGGCCATTTATCGAAGATTTTTAA
- the EGT2 gene encoding Egt2p (similar to Saccharomyces cerevisiae EGT2 (YNL327W); ancestral locus Anc_3.11), with translation MISINKLLIGASAFIGYTFAAYTNTSSSITTNNATFSSIKLVDSYTNDVNCSDPSHWFLIEAQVSVPQGNSSDIYMSVPDAFTSFPSESFDLLYNSAVVGTVYNNNSNIFTVSVNDNVEEAGIASFNFLAKLTSDAKELITSPKDITYEFNVSSGNVFDSTISYIAKDIESVSTNGGIFSENNTAWFTADVPLSMVAESFAFEAESNNGDYEFNTELTTFEIVTAMDAFNNPTKFSTLTAVDDGSSSAKISCSISTQISGGQYIRITYYSDVLSESSITNLATFSYTNAGSTLQKRGTLISEVSQLFSESEANIEDVSSVTTTVESSSSSIISSSSIGSAISTSRISSLSQSSIISSVSSVPTSTSKISVQSVSSVNKNTTSSSQAQTSILSTKVSTNESYYQTVTSSDTSPAQATATNSQSSLSSNNENEIYVNGTLESYTIITTTEGAIITEIGEYVAVGTLSSSAPVTTTPSTSNAAAIFSSETIMGEIESTLTIGADVTTYDSLLGGSVIKTATNGNQSGNEVTRVSSGAVETTISLGADVSIYDSLLGGSTIKTATSDNQSGNEVTQVSSGAVETTISFGADVTTYDYLLGGSPLNTAFTSNATSVITEVGEATVTSTAQVVTYTSNLGGSVISSPRDSYGTTITGANKATVTEDARVTAYASLLGFSSINSDPESRIETHLSNATVSYAAQVTSYTEFLGGSAIATSIQQENTTTINGHFTEAATKTATFNLITSSSSLVTSSIKLSSTSSSVHTTGTIQLYEASADKLKAGVSVVFVGLLTLLF, from the coding sequence ATGATTTCCATAAACAAGTTGCTTATAGGGGCATCTGCCTTTATTGGTTATACTTTTGCTGCTTACACAAATACTTCAAGCTCAATCACTACTAACAATGCTactttttcatcaatcaAACTGGTTGATTCTTACACAAATGATGTAAACTGTTCTGATCCAAGCCACTGGTTTTTAATTGAGGCTCAAGTTTCTGTTCCACAAGGTAATAGTTCAGATATTTATATGTCCGTCCCAGATGCTTTTACATCCTTTCCTTCCGAATCCTTCGATTTACTCTATAATTCAGCTGTTGTTGGTACCGTATACAACAATAATTCGAATATCTTCACTGTTTCTGTTAACGATAATGTAGAAGAAGCTGGTATTGCTAGTTTCAACTTTTTGGCTAAACTAACTTCCGATGCCAAAGAATTGATCACTTCTCCAAAAGATATCACTTATGAATTCAACGTGTCTTCTGGAAATGTTTTTGACTCAACTATCTCCTATATCGCCAAGGATATCGAGTCTGTATCTACTAATGGTGGCATTTTTAGTGAAAATAATACTGCTTGGTTCACTGCCGATGTCCCACTATCGATGGTTGCCGAGTCCTTCGCCTTCGAAGctgaatcaaataatgGCGACTATGAGTTCAATACAGAATTAACAACTTTTGAAATCGTTACAGCTATGGATGCCTTTAATAATCCAACTAAATTTTCCACCCTAACTGCCGTTGATGATGGATCGTCCTCTGCCAAGATTAGTTGCTCAATAAGTACCCAAATTAGCGGTGGTCAATATATCCGTATCACTTACTATTCTGATGTTCTTTCAGAAAGTTCTATAACCAACTTAGCTACCTTCTCATACACAAATGCTGGCAGCACTCTACAAAAAAGAGGCACGTTAATTTCTGAAGTTTCTCAACTCTTCAGTGAAAGTGAAGCTAATATCGAAGATGTTTCATCAGTAACCACTACGGTTGaatcttcctcttcttccattATTTCATCCAGTTCAATAGGATCTGCAATCTCAACATCAAGAATAAGCAGTTTATCCCAAAGTAGTATAATCTCTTCAGTATCAAGTGTTCCAACTTCTACCAGTAAAATCTCGGTTCAAAGTGTTTCTTCCGTTAACAAAAACACTACATCTAGCTCACAAGCGCAGACCTCCATCCTATCTACCAAGGTTAGTACAAATGAATCTTACTATCAAACTGTTACTTCTTCAGATACGAGTCCTGCTCAGGCTACGGCTACAAATTCCCAAAGCAGTCTATCTTCTAACAACGAAAATGAGATCTATGTTAACGGTACTTTAGAATCCTATACAATAATTACTACCACGGAGGGTGCAATCATTACAGAAATTGGTGAATATGTTGCCGTCGGTACTTTAAGTTCAAGTGCTCCGGTTACTACCACTCCTAGTACCTCCAATGCCGctgcaattttttcaagcGAGACTATTATGGGAGAAATAGAATCCACTTTAACTATTGGAGCTGACGTTACAACATACGATTCTTTGTTGGGAGGCTCTGTGATCAAGACGGCTACAAACGGTAATCAATCAGGTAATGAAGTAACCCGAGTTTCTTCAGGTGCAGTCGAAACGACAATAAGTTTAGGAGCTGACGTTTCAATATACGATTCTTTATTAGGAGGATCTACGATCAAGACAGCTACAAGCGATAACCAATCAGGTAATGAAGTAACCCAGGTTTCCTCAGGTGCAGTTGAAACAACGATAAGTTTCGGAGCTGATGTTACTACCTACGATTATCTATTAGGTGGCTCTCCCTTGAATACTGCATTTACTTCTAATGCTACATCTGTCATTACCGAAGTTGGCGAAGCTACTGTCACATCTACTGCCCAAGTAGTTACGTACACTTCTAATTTAGGTGGTTCTGTTATTTCGTCTCCAAGGGACTCTTACGGTACTACAATTACCGGGGCCAATAAGGCAACTGTCACCGAAGATGCTCGTGTTACCGCGTATGCATCACTGTTAGGCTTCTCATCCATAAATTCTGACCCAGAATCACGTATTGAAACACATTTGAGTAATGCTACCGTTTCTTATGCTGCACAAGTCACTTCATACACTGAGTTTTTGGGCGGATCAGCCATTGCTACTTCTAttcaacaagaaaatactaCAACCATAAATGGTCATTTTACAGAGGCAGCCACCAAAACTGCTACCTTTAATTTAATAACAAGTTCTTCAAGCTTAGTCACAAGTTCAATAAAACTAAGTTCCACATCCTCATCAGTACATACAACAGGTACCATACAACTATATGAGGCATCTGCTGATAAACTAAAAGCCGGTGTATCTGTAGTTTTTGTTGGGCTCCTAACTTTATTATTCTAA
- the KAFR0A08560 gene encoding KRE1 domain-containing protein, producing MKFTIAFLWTLLLRYTVASTTSSSTYDSVTSSSNGESSSLSWISRPDPSTAFTSLPKSAVTTLSIDSMYTITEGTTKTYTSSRSATSIWVTVVSAGVTITVQTTFAQRFSSQYTAVASPSSGSVGLGSISGSVGYVKSTLEYTITDGANGMRLLNSGSAVGLIAMFITLFI from the coding sequence ATGAAGTTCACGATAGCTTTTCTTTGGACACTACTGTTACGTTACACAGTCGCATCGACTACTTCAAGCTCGACATATGATTCAGTAACAAGCTCTTCCAACGGtgaatcatcatcattgtcCTGGATTTCTAGACCTGATCCTTCCACTGCATTCACATCTCTTCCTAAATCTGCCGTCACAACTTTGTCCATCGATTCAATGTATACTATCACGGAAGGTACCACTAAGACTTACACCTCCTCCAGATCAGCAACAAGCATATGGGTTACTGTAGTCTCTGCAGGTGTCACCATTACAGTACAAACTACATTTGCTCAAAGATTCAGCTCTCAATACACTGCTGTTGCTAGTCCATCTTCTGGATCCGTAGGTTTAGGTTCCATTTCTGGCAGTGTCGGATACGTTAAGAGCACCTTAGAATACACCATTACAGACGGGGCCAATGGCATGAGACTATTGAACAGTGGCTCTGCTGTTGGATTGATTGCCATGTTCATTACCTTGTTTATTTAG
- the FIG4 gene encoding phosphatidylinositol-3,5-bisphosphate 5-phosphatase (similar to Saccharomyces cerevisiae FIG4 (YNL325C); ancestral locus Anc_3.14), giving the protein MSSSTPPPPVLTEDIGSADNNVKINDNEGSTTSLNSNNNNNIPKIHPLAISPDKQRKTTKFVLSKYTIYQTKERMYIVGSNKRETMFRILEIDLTVPQDELSLLEDNVFFTRSEIMEVLSGLEEASEEGLRKILTCYGLLGFIKFTGCYYLLVVTKYSQVAVIGGHSCYHIDGTDLVPLSNNYKVPDKYSIEAKLMLTCQNLDLSKTFYFSYTYDLTNNLQTNILREKLKAVGKDDISIPIGIPNYNEMYIWNNYLLEPIFKCFNAVYDWFQCIIHGFIDQVNVSVMSKSVYITLIARRSHHFAGARFLKRGVNNQGFVANEVETEQIVSDMILTSFHKPGNGYFDNDCYTSFVQHRGSIPLYWTQEASNLTGKPPIEINVRDPYFAPAALHFDKLFQRYGGGNIQVLNLIKTKEKKPRETKLLKEFEQCIAYLNKFLPVNMQIEYISWDMSKASKQDDHGQGVIEFLEKYALDSVTKTGIFHNGANFKTTKIQEGICRSNCIDCLDRTNAAQFVIGKRALGMQLKELSIIDDSFLEYDSDIVNILTELFHDLGDTIALQYSGSHLVNTMATYRKINQWSSHSRDMIESIKRFYSNSFMDAQRQDAINLFLGHYIWQEGSPSLWEMNTDFYLHNDYPEDRPKRSYTHWWNDYHIKNLKKLMKEEIVDKSNDVTLRSTIENVKGYPGAFDNYWNEYYVPRSLTWFQDLFAYNMNSTRRYHGNKKRGEESSIFKARKPSWLNKKLKSILKEYEYGQSTTGKANNADRDMKPTKLSLNDELLLSTSLLEKFTNSRSILSDKMGLVSNNCFPIFSEQGSFSDLDFPNTSCMEYLENDTAIHGKPCLLDDPDTVIRGNVSSRNYFNGASPDTDFYAKLESDLTTPLDNYNKYFDMSPEVNDADMKLYNDSMEKVSNSLVFL; this is encoded by the coding sequence ATGAGTTCAAGTACACCCCCTCCACCAGTACTGACTGAAGACATAGGCAGCGCTGATAACAATGTGAAGATTAACGATAATGAGGGGAGCACAACAAGTCtgaatagtaataataataataatattcctaAAATCCATCCATTGGCAATAAGTCCAGataaacaaagaaaaactaCTAAATTTGTGTTAAGCAAATATACTATCTATCAAACTAAAGAAAGAATGTACATTGTTGGTTCAAATAAGAGGGAAACAATGTTTCGAATACTGGAAATTGACTTAACTGTACCGCAAGATGAACTAAGCTTACTCGAAGACAATGTCTTTTTTACTAGAAGTGAAATTATGGAGGTTCTATCTGGACTCGAAGAGGCAAGCGAAGAAGGATTGCGTAAAATACTAACCTGCTATGGTTTGTTAGGGTTCATAAAGTTCACCGGCTGCTACTATCTGCTCGTAGTTACCAAATATAGCCAGGTAGCCGTTATTGGAGGGCACTCGTGCTATCATATCGATGGAACAGATTTGGTTCCTTTATCTAACAATTATAAAGTGCCAGATAAATATTCGATTGAAGCGAAACTGATGTTAACCTGCCAAAATTTGGATCTTTCGAAGACGTTTTACTTCAGTTACACTTATGATCTAACAAATAACTTACAAACCAATATATTAAGAGAGAAGCTAAAAGCAGTGGGAAAGGATGATATTTCAATTCCGATTGGTATTCCAAATTATAACGAAATGTACATATGgaataattatttattagagccaattttcaaatgttttAACGCCGTTTATGACTGGTTTCAGTGCATTATACATGGCTTTATTGATCAAGTTAATGTGTCAGTGATGAGTAAGAGTGTTTACATTACTTTAATTGCAAGAAGGTCTCATCATTTTGCTGGAGCACGTTTCCTGAAAAGAGGTGTAAATAATCAAGGTTTTGTGGCTAATGAAGTGGAAACAGAACAAATCGTCTCTGATATGATCCTTACCTCTTTTCACAAACCAGGAAACGGTTACTTTGATAATGATTGTTACACTTCTTTTGTTCAACACAGAGGGTCAATTCCCTTATACTGGACCCAAGAGGCTTCAAACTTGACTGGGAAACCACCAATCGAAATTAATGTGAGAGACCCTTATTTTGCACCAGCAGCGCTACATTTTGATAAgttatttcaaagatatgGTGGTGGTAATATTCAAGTCTTGAATCTtataaaaacaaaagaaaagaagccAAGAGAGACAAAACTGCTGAAAGAATTCGAGCAATGCATAGCTTATTTGAACAAATTTCTACCCGTCAATATGCAAATAGAATATATTTCATGGGATATGAGCAAGGCTTCTAAGCAAGATGATCATGGTCAGGGAGTAATAGAGTTTTTAGAGAAATATGCGTTAGATTCAGTAACAAAAACTGGTATTTTTCATAATGGGGCGAATTTTAAGACGACAAAGATTCAGGAAGGTATTTGTAGAAGCAATTGTATTGATTGTTTAGATAGGACAAATGCTGCACAATTTGTCATAGGCAAAAGAGCTTTGGGTATGCAACTCAAGGAGTTGAGCATTATCGATGACAGCTTTTTAGAATATGATTCAGATATCGTAAATATACTCACGGAATTATTTCATGATTTAGGTGATACAATCGCTTTGCAATATAGTGGCTCGCATTTAGTAAACACAATGGCGACATATAGAAAGATTAATCAGTGGAGTTCTCATTCAAGAGATATGATTGAAAGTattaaaagattttatAGTAATTCATTCATGGACGCTCAACGACAAGATGCTATCAATCTGTTTTTGGGTCATTATATTTGGCAGGAAGGTTCCCCCTCTTTATGGGAAATGAATACAGATTTTTATCTTCATAATGATTATCCTGAAGATAGACCCAAAAGGAGTTATACACATTGGTGGAATGATTACCACATAAAAAACCTCAAAAAGCtgatgaaagaagaaatagtcgataaatcaaatgacGTAACTCTCAGAAGTACTATAGAGAATGTTAAGGGTTACCCTGGTGCCTTTGACAATTATTGGAATGAGTACTATGTGCCAAGAAGTTTGACTTGGTTTCAAGACTTATTTGCATACAACATGAATTCGACGAGAAGGTATCACGGAAATAAGAAACGGGGAGAagaatcatcaattttcaagGCTAGAAAGCCAAGTTGGTTGAACAAAAAACtgaaatcaatattaaaGGAATATGAATACGGACAGTCGACTACAGGAAAGGCCAACAATGCAGACAGAGATATGAAGCCTACAAAATTATCCCTGAATGATGAACTACTATTGAGCACATCTCtgcttgaaaaatttacaaactCAAGATCAATCTTATCTGATAAAATGGGTTTGGTCTCAAATAACTGCTTTCCTATCTTTTCAGAACAAGGGTCTTTCAGTGATTTAGATTTCCCAAACACATCATGCATGGAATACCTAGAAAACGATACAGCTATACATGGCAAACCATGCTTACTTGATGACCCAGATACCGTGATAAGAGGTAATGTATCATCCAGAAACTATTTTAACGGTGCATCTCCCGACACGGATTTTTATGCAAAGCTTGAAAGTGACCTCACCACACCATTAGATAactataataaatattttgatatgTCTCCAGAGGTAAATGATGCTGATATGAAGCTTTATAACGATAGCATGGAGAAGGTGTCCAACAGTCTGGTATTCCTATGA
- the KAFR0A08570 gene encoding KRE1 domain-containing protein (similar to Saccharomyces cerevisiae KRE1 (YNL322C); ancestral locus Anc_3.18), which yields MKLSLILSYLFIFPISLVYTSSIEPTTSRERPDPSTAFTPPPKVPVTTLSVDSYYTYTDGTTTYTSLREATDIWVTITSNGVVFTTSTTYIQRFSSQYTSIATPSAGSIGLGTISGTVGIVREPLQLTISNAAVNKLSHSGKLFGLLTLLLTWFI from the coding sequence ATGAAACTCtcattaattttatcatatttattcatattCCCCATTTCTTTGGTATATACTTCATCTATTGAACCCACAACGTCGAGAGAAAGACCAGACCCATCAACTGCATTCACGCCACCCCCAAAAGTCCCAGTAACAACTCTTTCAGTTGACAGTTACTATACCTACACAGATGGCACGACAACATATACATCCTTGAGGGAAGCCACCGATATTTGGGTCACTATAACGAGTAATGGTGTAGTATTTACCACATCTACCACATATATACAGAGATTCAGTAGTCAATATACTTCGATCGCCACACCGTCAGCAGGCAGTATTGGGTTAGGTACCATTTCTGGCACAGTAGGTATTGTAAGAGAGCCATTACAATTAACTATATCCAATGCGGCTGTCAACAAACTTTCACATTCAGGTAAATTATTTGGCCTGTTAACTCTACTCTTAACATGGTTTATTTAA
- the KAFR0A08550 gene encoding KRE1 domain-containing protein: protein MNLVDFQLLYEIHYTLGITVVTYRLTMRIIPKIISLCLLFTQLVQSATTASTDETTSTIDRPDPSTKVRSVVTSISVDSYFTVTEGTTKTYTSLRDPTSIYVTITTEGVTLVVQTTYGQAFSSQYTAVATPSSGSIGLGTIEGTVGVVKPAMYYTVTNNDATHAFNSNLAGVIGSMIAFITFLI from the coding sequence ATGAACCTCGTTGACTTTCAACTTTTGTATGAAATACACTATACTCTTGGAATAACAGTAGTAACGTACAGGTTAACAATGAGAATAATACCAAAGATAATATCGCTTTGTTTATTATTCACACAGCTCGTGCAAAGTGCAACAACAGCAAGTACGGATGAAACCACTTCAACAATAGATAGACCGGATCCCTCCACAAAAGTAAGATCTGTAGTCACCTCCATCTCAGTAGACAGTTACTTCACTGTGACAGAGGGCACTACTAAGACCTACACTTCTCTCAGAGACCCGACCTCCATTTATGTCACTATAACGACCGAAGGTGTAACACTAGTTGTCCAGACTACTTACGGTCAGGCCTTCAGCAGTCAATACACAGCAGTCGCAACCCCTTCATCTGGATCTATAGGCTTAGGTACTATCGAAGGTACAGTAGGCGTTGTCAAACCGGCAATGTACTATACGGTTACTAATAACGATGCCACTCATGCTTTTAATTCCAATCTTGCTGGAGTTATTGGGAGTATGATTGCGTTTATCACATTTCTCATATGA